The Microbacterium sulfonylureivorans sequence ACGGCATCATGCTCAAGCCCCCGCGCGACCCGAAGAAGACGATCGCCAACGGCGGGGCGGTCACGCTGTGGTTCGTCTACGGCGGCGTGCTGTTCCTGATGACCCTCATCCCGCTGCTGATGTTCCCCGACCTCGCGAGCCCGTCCCAGCCGAACATCCCGGTGACGATGACGTTCGTCGTCGCCGCCTTCGGCGCGATCCTCGGCGGCCTGGCGATGCGGCGCGATCCCGAGTCGGGTCTCGCCGGCCCGATCCTCACGGCGGTGAAATGGCTGGCGATCCCTCTGGCGCTGACCGTCGCCGCGGTCGAGATCGGCTTCCTCCAGAGGCTCGTCGGCACGGTGTCGCTCAGCGGCGGCGAGTGGCTGATCTGCATCGGGCTCGCGCTCGTCGTGCCGCTGTTCGTCGAGGTCGAGAAGTGGATCCGCCGCGCGCGCATCGCGCGGCGCGCGGCGCTGCACAGCTGACCCGGGCCGGGGCGGGCAAGATCACCCGCCGCGGTGGACGTCGATGATGCGCCGGCCGGGGCACGGTTGCTCCAGGGCGCCTGTCGGGCGCCGAGGACGGAGAGCGGATGCCTGCCAGGACCACCGTCGTGCGCGGTCTCGCGATCGCGACCTTGACCCTGACTGCACTGCTTCTCAGCGCGTGCGACGGCACCCTCCCGCTTCCGACCGCACTGCCCACGTCGCTGCCGACGATCTCGCCGACCGTCGCCCTCCCGACCGCTCTCCCGACTCCGGAGCCCACCATCGAGCCGACGCCGGAGCCCACGCGCACCCCGGTCCCCCGGCCGACCCGCACGCCCTCACCCGCGCCGACGCCCGAGCCCACGCCGGAGCCGACGACCCAGCCGTCGATCGCTCCCACGCCGACCGTCGCTCCCACGCCGTCTGCCTCGCCCGTGCCGAGCGTCGTCCCCACGACGGTGCCGACGGCGACCGCCGAGCCGTCGGCATCCGCATCCGCCACCCCCACACCTGCACCCGCACCCACATCCACGGCGAGCGACTCCCCGAGCCCCACGGCGACGGCCGACCCCGATGCGGGCGCGACGAACACGGCGAACCCGCTCCCCTGGATCATCCCGCTCGCGCTGCTCGCCATCGCCATCGGCCTGGGCGCCTACTTCCTGATCCGCCGACGGTCGAAGCCCGCGCCGCCCGCCGACGGCGGCGCGTGAGCGCCGAAGGCGTCGGAGTCCGTCGCATGCGGAGCGCAATGCCGCGAACGCTCGTCGGCTGTGCCTCCCGTGGGTACCGTCGTGTGTGAGGTCGTCGACGTCGGGTGGCTCCTCCTCATCGAGTGCCGCGGATGATCTTCGCCCCGATTCGCGAGCATACCGCACGGTCGGTATGCTGAGCAGATCGCCGTTCGGTCGGCCGACGACGAGGAGGTCGTGTGAAGATCATCGGAGCCGTCCTCGAGCGGTCGGGCGCCCCTGCGCCGTTCGCCGAGTCGAGGCCCTTCACGGTGGGCGAGCTCGAGCTGGACGCCCCCGGCCCGGGCGAACTGCTCGTGCGCATCGAGGCCGCCGGGGTCTGCCATTCCGACCTCAGCGTCGTCGACGGCAACCGCGTTCGTCCGACGCCGATGCTGCTCGGCCATGAGGCGGCGGGGATCGTCGAGGAGATCGGCGAGGGAGTGACGGATGTCGCACCCGGCGACCGGGTCGTGATGACGTTCCTCCCCCGCTGCGGCGAGTGCGACGGATGCCGCACCGACGGCCGCCTGCCGTGCACGCCGGGCACGGCGGCCAACAACGCAGGCACGCTCGTCGGAGGCGGCATCCGCATTCATCGCGCGGACGCCGACGGCCGGGCGGAGGACGTCCGCCACCACCTGGGAGTCTCGGCCTTCGCGACGCACGCGGTCGTGAGCCGCACCTCGGTCGTGCCCGTCGACGCCGACGTGCCCCCGGAGATCGCCGCACTCCTCGGCTGCGCCGTGCTCACCGGCGGCGGTGCCGTGCTCAATGCCGGGCGCCCCGCCCCCGGCGACCGCGTCATCGTGGTCGGGCTCGGCGGTGTGGGCATGGCCGCACTCCTCGTCGCCGTCGCCCTCGGCCACGAGGTCGTCGGCATCGACGCCGTCGATGCGAAGCTCGACCTCGCCCGCGAGCTCGGAGCCGTGGAGGCGCTGAGCCCGACCGACGCGACGGACCGCGGCATCCGTGCTCCTGTCGTCATCGAAGCCGCCGGAGCCGCCCGCGCTTTCGAGACCGCACTCGCCCTCACGGCACCGGGCGGCACCACGGTCACCGTCGGGCTGCCCGCACCCGATGCGCGCGCCAGCGTGTCGCCGCTGCTGCTCACGGCCGAGGCGCGCACGGTGATCGGCAGCTACCTCGGCTCGGCCGTGCCCGGCCGCGACATCCCCCGCTACGTCGAGCTGTGGCGCACCGGACGCCTCCCCCTCGAACGACTCGTCTCCTCCCGCATCAGCCTCGACGACCTCGACGAGGCCATGGACCGGCTCGCCGCAGGCGGCGAGCT is a genomic window containing:
- a CDS encoding alcohol dehydrogenase catalytic domain-containing protein, with amino-acid sequence MKIIGAVLERSGAPAPFAESRPFTVGELELDAPGPGELLVRIEAAGVCHSDLSVVDGNRVRPTPMLLGHEAAGIVEEIGEGVTDVAPGDRVVMTFLPRCGECDGCRTDGRLPCTPGTAANNAGTLVGGGIRIHRADADGRAEDVRHHLGVSAFATHAVVSRTSVVPVDADVPPEIAALLGCAVLTGGGAVLNAGRPAPGDRVIVVGLGGVGMAALLVAVALGHEVVGIDAVDAKLDLARELGAVEALSPTDATDRGIRAPVVIEAAGAARAFETALALTAPGGTTVTVGLPAPDARASVSPLLLTAEARTVIGSYLGSAVPGRDIPRYVELWRTGRLPLERLVSSRISLDDLDEAMDRLAAGGELRQLVLFDQLRTFERTPT